Genomic segment of Sulfitobacter faviae:
AAACTCTGCCGCGTCGCGCCATGTGGTGACGCCGCCGATGCCGCTGATCGGCAGACCGTGGGTCTCAGGGTTTCGGGCGATCTCGGCCACCATGTTGAGCGCGATGGGTTTGACCGCCGGGCCGCAATAGCCGCCGTGGGTGCCCTTGCCGTCGATCGTGGGCTCGGGCGCGAAGAGGTCCAGATCGACCGAGGTGATCGAATTGATCGTATTGATCAGGCTCACCGCATCCGCGCCGCCGCGCTTGGCGGCCTCGGCAGGGTAGATCACGTTGGTGATGTTGGGCGTCAACTTCACGATCACCGGCATGCGGGTGTACATCTTGCACCAGCGGGTGACCATCTCGATGTATTCCGGTACCTGCCCCACGGCAGAGCCCATGCCGCGCTCAGCCATGCCATGCGGGCAGCCGAAGTTCAGCTCGATCCCGTCGGCGCCGGTTTCTTCCACATGCGGCAGGATCGCTTTCCACGCCTCCTCCTCGCAGGGCACCATGATCGAGGCGATGAGCGCGCGGTCGGGGTAGTCGCGTTTCACCGCTTTCATCTCGCGCAGGTTCACCTCCAGCGGGCGGTCGGTGATGAGCTCGATGTTGTTGAGCCCCAGAAGCCGCCGATCCGCGCCCCAGATCGCGCCGTAGCGCGGGCCGTTCACGTTGACCACCGGCGGCCCTTCGGAGCCAAGGGTCTTCCAGACCACCCCGCCCCAGCCTGCCTCATAGGCGCGGCGCACATTGTATTCCTTGTCCGTTGGCGGGGCGGAGGCCAGCCAGAACGGGTTGGGGGATTTGATCCCGATGAAGTCGCTTCTCAGATCAGCCATTTTGTTTCTCCCTCTCGGCGCGGCCTCAGCCCGCCGCCCCCATCAATGTGGTGTGAATGTCCATCGCCGCGTCGCGGCCCTCCGCCACGGCGGTCACCGTCAGGTCATCGCCGCCGCTGGTGCAGTCGCCCCCGGCCCAGACCCCGTCGAGGCTGGTGCGCCCGGTGCCGTCGACCTTGATCTTGCGCCCGTCGAGTTCGGGCAGCCCCTCGCCCAACAGCGTCTGACCGATGGCCTTGAACACCTGATCCGCTTGCAGGCGCAGGGTTTGGCCGGTGCCCTTCATCGCCTCATCGACATATTCAAACTCGATCTCACGCACCGATCCATTGCCATGCACGGCAATCGGCACCGCATGGGTCACGATCCGCACCCCCTTGGAGGCGGCGAGGTCTTGCTCGAACACGCTTGCATTCATCCGGTCGCGCCCGCGGCGATAGACCAGCGTCACATTGAGCGCGCCCAGCAGTTTCGCCTGCACCGCCGCGTCCACCGCCGTCATCCCGCCGCCGATCACCACCACGTCGCGGCCAATCGGCACGCCGGAGATATCGCTGGCTTGCCGCAGTTCGGCGATGAAATCGACCGCATTGGCAACCCCGGCCTTATCCTCGCCCTCGGCCCCGAGGGCATTGACGCCGACCAGCCCCATCCCGAGGAAAACCGCATCGTAATCGGCCTTCAGCTCATCGAGAGTGACATCCCGGCCCACGGCAACCTCATGCCGGAAGGTGATCCCGCCGATCTGCATCAGCCAATCCACCTCGGCCTGCGCGAAGCCGTTCGGGTCTTATAGGCCGCGATGCCATATTCGTTCAGCCCGCCGGGCTTGGGCCGCGCGTCGATGATCTCAACATCGTGGCCCAGCATCGCCAGACGGTGCGCGCAGGACAGACCCGCTGGCCCTGCGCCGACAACGGCGATGCGCTTGCCCGTGGCTGCGGCCCGTTCAAACGGATGCACGCCCTGCGCCATCAAATGATCCGTCGCATAGCGCTGCAACTGGCCGATCAACACCGGCTTGCCCTCGGCCACCTCGCGCACACAAACCTCTTCGCAAAGCGTCTCTGTCGGGCAGACCCGTGCGCACATGCCGCCGAGGATGTTCTGGCTCAGGATCGTCTTGGCCGCCGCATCGGGCGTGCCGGTGGCGATCTGCCGGATAAAGAGCGGAATGTCGATGTCGGTCGGGCAGGCCGTCATGCAGGGCGCGTCGTGGCAAAAGTAACAGCGGTCCGCCGCGACCAGCGCCTCATGTTCGTCCAAGGGCGGATGAAGATCCGAAAACCCCTCGGCATAGCTCTGCGGTTCTAACCGCCCCGGAACGATCCCCGGCTCAAACACATCTCGTGCCATATCAAAATCCCTGTCGTTTTCTTGGTGTTTTGAAAACGCTCTCATGGAATCATTTTTTTATCAACTGGTAAATTTTTGAAAAGCGCGCCTTCCGGAAAATCCCGAGATGCCTGCCAGTTTTGTAACAGGCAGGTTATATTTCATGGGCGCTTCCTTGCTTGCGCCCCTTCGCCCCGTAAAAATCCTTGATTTTAAAAATAGAGATTCCAATATCACAACTGCGACGCGAAGACTTTTCGACCCGGCTGCCCTAAGGCTCCAGCG
This window contains:
- the preA gene encoding NAD-dependent dihydropyrimidine dehydrogenase subunit PreA; translated protein: MADLRSDFIGIKSPNPFWLASAPPTDKEYNVRRAYEAGWGGVVWKTLGSEGPPVVNVNGPRYGAIWGADRRLLGLNNIELITDRPLEVNLREMKAVKRDYPDRALIASIMVPCEEEAWKAILPHVEETGADGIELNFGCPHGMAERGMGSAVGQVPEYIEMVTRWCKMYTRMPVIVKLTPNITNVIYPAEAAKRGGADAVSLINTINSITSVDLDLFAPEPTIDGKGTHGGYCGPAVKPIALNMVAEIARNPETHGLPISGIGGVTTWRDAAEFLALGAGNVQVCTAAMTYGFKVVQEMISGLSEYMDEKGLNSVDQLVGRAVPNVTDWNQLNLNYVAKAKIDQDLCISCGRCFAACEDTSHQAIAMSEDRTFTVIEEECVACNLCVNVCPVEDCISMEELAAGTTDLRTGKTVTPDYANWTTHPNNPSVHAVEPAE